Genomic segment of uncultured Fretibacterium sp.:
ATTTTTTGGCATCGCTGGGCTTTTCGTAATGCTCCCGCTTCCGCGCCTCGCGCAGCGTACCGACCTTGGCGACCTCGCGCTTGAAACGCCGTAGGGCATCCTCCAGGCTCTCTCCGTCCTTACGGGTGACCGTCGTCATCTAAAATCCCTCCCTTCCGCTTTTTCGGCTAGCCCGGAGGCCAACCGAAATTACGACCCGACAACAGGTGAAGGTGAAGGTGGGGCACCGTCTGACCGCCCTGTTCCCCCGTATTGACAACCATACGGAAACCGTTCCTGTCAAAGCCCAGCTTACAGGCAAGCTCAACGGCACGCCCAACCACCTTGCTCCAGACGGAGGGATCCGTCACCTCTGCGGAGGAAGCGATGTGCTGCGTCGGGATCACCAGGAAATGCGTGGAAGCCTGAGGATTGATATCGCGAATCACAAAGACATCCTCATCCCTGTAGACGAACTCCACCGGGACCTCGCCGTTCGCAAACTTACAAAAGATGCAATCGCTCATATCCTCCACTCCTTTCCCAGCGGTTTCATTTTATAACAAAGTTCGGCAAGAGACAAGACAAGAGAAAGCCCCCAAAAACGCAGGTTGAGACGGCCTTATCGAGGATCGAGCGCGTTATTGCACGGGTTGGGCTGACATCGATCTCGCACCCGCAAGGGTGCGGGACCGGCGGACATTTCAGCGCTCGCCGTCCCCCGTCTCCCCGAGAGGCGCCGCCCCGCCGGGCAGGCTCGCCTTCGTTTCCTCCTCATCGTCCGCGGACGCGGGCAGCACGATGATCTCCCTGCCCGCTATGCCCTGGAGGTCGCCGCTCATGCCGTACAGGCTGCCCGTGACCTTCTGGATGATCTTCTCCTGAGCCGCCCAGCGTTTCTGAGCCTGCTTCTTCTCGGTGTCCAGCTGTCGTGTCATCTCGTCGTAGGACTCCAGGATGCAGCGGATGCGATTGCTGAACTCACCGCCCGTGAGGTAGTTGTACATCAGCTCCATCTTGGTGTCCTTGCCCTCGGCGCTGCGGTTGGCGGCGAACACCTTCACCAGTACCTCGCGCAGGAACGAAGCGAGCATGACGGCGTAGCGGGGCTTCACGAGCCAGATGTTATCCGCGAGCTGTTTGAAGTCCTCGTCCCCACCGTCGGTGCGCTTGAAGACGATCACCCCGGCCTGGG
This window contains:
- the rpsU gene encoding 30S ribosomal protein S21 produces the protein MTTVTRKDGESLEDALRRFKREVAKVGTLREARKREHYEKPSDAKKLKRAEAARKRKSSRGRG
- a CDS encoding histidine triad nucleotide-binding protein translates to MSDCIFCKFANGEVPVEFVYRDEDVFVIRDINPQASTHFLVIPTQHIASSAEVTDPSVWSKVVGRAVELACKLGFDRNGFRMVVNTGEQGGQTVPHLHLHLLSGRNFGWPPG